One stretch of Myxococcota bacterium DNA includes these proteins:
- a CDS encoding ABC transporter permease: MGRWKQALPALTAAAALVAAWWALVAATHSAIFPTPGQVAAGTVELAANGTLWRHIAASLLRVTVGFSLALAFAVPLGLWMGRVRAAYTTLNPLFQVLRPISPIAWIPIAILWFGVGNASPIYLIFISSVFPMIVQTTSGVHTIEPRYLRAAENFGVSRWALLRHVVFPAALPQILVGMRIALGVAWLVVVAAEMIALRSGLGYLIIDSRNAGNRYDLVIAGMIIIGVIGLLLDGAMRRLEGFESVRWRFGDPAAGQTSD, from the coding sequence ATGGGCAGGTGGAAGCAAGCTCTTCCGGCGCTGACCGCCGCCGCCGCCCTGGTGGCCGCCTGGTGGGCGCTGGTCGCGGCCACGCACAGCGCGATCTTCCCGACGCCCGGGCAGGTCGCCGCGGGCACGGTCGAGCTGGCCGCGAACGGCACGCTGTGGCGGCACATCGCGGCGTCGCTCCTGCGAGTCACCGTGGGCTTCTCGCTGGCGCTCGCGTTCGCGGTGCCGCTCGGGCTGTGGATGGGCCGTGTGCGCGCGGCCTACACGACGCTCAACCCGCTGTTCCAGGTGCTGCGCCCGATCTCGCCGATCGCCTGGATCCCGATCGCGATCCTGTGGTTCGGCGTGGGCAACGCCTCGCCGATCTACCTGATCTTCATCTCGTCGGTGTTCCCGATGATCGTTCAGACCACCTCGGGCGTGCACACGATCGAGCCGCGCTACCTGCGCGCGGCCGAGAACTTCGGAGTGAGTCGCTGGGCGCTCCTGCGCCACGTGGTGTTTCCCGCCGCGCTGCCGCAGATCCTGGTCGGCATGCGCATCGCGCTGGGCGTGGCCTGGCTCGTGGTCGTGGCGGCCGAGATGATCGCGCTGCGTTCGGGTCTGGGGTATCTGATCATCGACTCGCGCAACGCGGGCAACCGCTACGACCTGGTGATCGCGGGCATGATCATCATCGGCGTGATCGGGCTCCTGCTCGACGGCGCGATGCGCAGGCTGGAAGGATTCGAGTCGGTGCGCTGGCGCTTCGGCGACCCCGCGGCGGGGCAGACGAGTGACTGA